Proteins encoded in a region of the Tribolium castaneum strain GA2 chromosome 7, icTriCast1.1, whole genome shotgun sequence genome:
- the LOC656061 gene encoding tubulin alpha chain, with the protein MRECISVHIGQAGVQIGNTTWELYCLEHGIQPDGSLKDQKDIVSDNCYGTFFYEVENGNMVPRSLMVDLEPTVVDEVRVGKYKQLYHPEQLITGKEDAANNYARGHYTIGKEMIHVVMDKLSKMAEQCSGLQGFLVFHSFGGGTGSGFTSLLMENLSDEFGKKSKLEFVIYPAPQVCTAVVEPYNSILTTHTTLGHTDCAFMVDNEAIYDICRKKLGIERPNYINLNRLISQVVSSITASLRFDGALNVDLTEYQTNLVPYPRIHFPLASYAPVVSSDKAFHEGMSVSEITSELFESSNQMVKCDPRHGKYMACCLLYRGDVVPKDVNASIAQMKTKANIRFVNWCPTGFKVGINYQPPTVVPGGDLARVQRAACMLSNTTAIESAWNKLNKKFDLMFAKRAFVHWYIHEGMEEGEFNEAREDLAMLEKDYEEVSIDDIE; encoded by the exons ATG AGGGAGTGTATTTCGGTGCACATTGGCCAAGCTGGGGTCCAGATCGGCAACACCACCTGGGAGCTGTACTGTCTCGAGCACGGAATTCAGCCCGACGGCAGTCTCAAGGACCAGAAGGACATCGTCTCCGACAACTGCTACGGCACGTTTTTCTACGAGGTGGAGAACGGGAACATGGTCCCGCGCAGCCTCATGGTGGACCTGGAGCCCACCGTCGTGG ATGAGGTCCGCGTGGGTAAATACAAGCAGTTGTACCACCCGGAGCAGCTCATAACCGGCAAAGAGGACGCCGCCAACAACTACGCCCGCGGCCACTACACCATCGGCAAGGAGATGATCCACGTGGTGATGGACAAGCTCTCGAAGATGGCCGAGCAGTGCTCGGGCCTGCAGGGCTTCCTCGTGTTCCACTCGTTCGGCGGCGGCACCGGCTCCGGCTTCACCTCCCTCCTCATGGAGAACCTCTCCGACGAGTTCGGCAAGAAGAGCAAACTGGAGTTCGTCATCTACCCGGCGCCCCAGGTGTGCACGGCCGTGGTGGAGCCCTACAACTCCATCCTCACCACGCACACCACCCTGGGCCACACCGACTGCGCCTTTATGGTGGACAACGAGGCCATCTACGACATCTGCCGCAAGAAGCTGGGCATCGAGCGCCCCAACTACATCAACTTGAACCGGCTCATCAGCCAGGTGGTGTCGTCCATCACGGCCAGTCTGCGCTTCGACGGCGCGCTCAACGTCGACCTCACCGAGTACCAGACCAACCTGGTGCCCTATCCAAGGATCCACTTCCCGCTGGCGTCGTACGCGCCCGTGGTCTCCTCCGACAAGGCCTTCCACGAGGGCATGTCCGTGTCGGAGATCACGTCCGAGTTGTTCGAGTCGTCCAACCAGATGGTCAAGTGCGACCCGAGACATGGCAAGTACATGGCGTGCTGTTTGCTCTACAGGGGGGACGTGGTGCCGAAGGACGTGAACGCGTCCATCGCCCAGATGAAGACCAAGGCGAATATTAGGTTCGTGAACTGGTGTCCCACCGGGTTCAAGGTCGGGATTAACTACCAGCCGCCGACGGTGGTGCCGGGGGGCGACCTGGCCAGGGTGCAGAGGGCCGCCTGCATGTTGTCGAACACGACGGCCATCGAGTCGGCGTGGAATAAGCTgaataaaaagtttgatttGATGTTTGCGAAGAGGGCCTTCGTGCATTGGTACATACATGAGGGGATGGAGGAAGGGGAGTTTAATGAGGCGAGGGAGGACTTGGCCATGCTGGAGAAGGACTATGAGGAGGTTTCCATCGATGATATTGAATAG
- the Iru gene encoding E3 ubiquitin-protein ligase Iruka isoform X1, whose amino-acid sequence MAEAAVEERPPQKFYCHMCNVQFENASANFTCPHCADGFIEELQESPDSRNPTIDIDDDDDSSDMDFNELLLAPTNMEDFRTGRSRAPDGHRTTGRRYAVNRARIVRPRTLTRLASSNLRQNVPFENLIQDFIVNLGVGLNWGAAGNMQLFLGNPGDYAWGREGLDAIVTQLLNQMDSTGPPPVSKEVIDALPVINVKSDQVDAKLQCSVCWEDFQLGENVRQLPCTHIYHEPCIRPWLELHGTCPICRQNLVNDEQSNSDSNQDSGGSSTGGQDTLNAIRNILQPAHNTSSNLENSRPTHSRSDFM is encoded by the exons ATGGCCGAAGCGGCTGTGGAAGAGCGCCCCCCTCAGAAATTCTACTGTCACATGTGCAACGTCCAGTTCGAAAACGCCTCGGCT AACTTCACGTGCCCCCACTGCGCCGACGGCTTCATCGAGGAGCTGCAGGAGAGCCCCGACAGCCGCAACCCCACGATAGACAtcgacgacgacgacgacaGCAGCGAC ATGGACTTCAACGAGCTTTTGCTCGCGCCCACCAACATGGAAGACTTTCGAACGGGCCGCAGTCGCGCCCCCGACGGCCATCGGACGACCGGAAGAAGGTATGCAGTTAATCGCGCCAGGATAGTACGACCCAG GACCTTGACCAGACTAGCCTCCTCGAATTTGCGGCAAAATGTGCCATTTGAAAACCTCATACAGGATTTTATTGTCAATTTAGGGGTCGGCTTGAATTGGGGCGCCGCTGGAAATATGCAACTGTTTCTCGGGAATCCGGGGGATTATGCCTGGGGACGCGAAGGCCTCGATGCGATTGTTACGCAGTTGTTGAATCAAATGGATAGCACTG GTCCTCCGCCGGTTTCGAAGGAAGTGATAGACGCCCTCCCCGTGATCAACGTAAAGTCGGATCAAGTGGACGCGAAACTGCAGTGTTCTGTTTGTTGGGAAGACTTTCAATTGGGCGAAAACGTCCGACAGTTACCTTGCACGCACATTTACCATGAGCCCTGTATACGACCATGGTTGGAGTTGCATGGTACTTGTCCCATCTGCCGCCAGAACCTAGTAAATGATGAACAAAGCAACAGCGATAGTAATCAAGATTCTGGCGGATCGTCAACCGGAg GTCAAGATACTTTGAATGCCATTAGGAATATTCTCCAGCCTGCCCATAATACGTcaagtaatttagaaaattcCAGACCTACTCATTCTAGATCAGATTTCATGTAA
- the Iru gene encoding E3 ubiquitin-protein ligase Iruka isoform X2, translating into MAEAAVEERPPQKFYCHMCNVQFENASANFTCPHCADGFIEELQESPDSRNPTIDIDDDDDSSDMDFNELLLAPTNMEDFRTGRSRAPDGHRTTGRRTLTRLASSNLRQNVPFENLIQDFIVNLGVGLNWGAAGNMQLFLGNPGDYAWGREGLDAIVTQLLNQMDSTGPPPVSKEVIDALPVINVKSDQVDAKLQCSVCWEDFQLGENVRQLPCTHIYHEPCIRPWLELHGTCPICRQNLVNDEQSNSDSNQDSGGSSTGGQDTLNAIRNILQPAHNTSSNLENSRPTHSRSDFM; encoded by the exons ATGGCCGAAGCGGCTGTGGAAGAGCGCCCCCCTCAGAAATTCTACTGTCACATGTGCAACGTCCAGTTCGAAAACGCCTCGGCT AACTTCACGTGCCCCCACTGCGCCGACGGCTTCATCGAGGAGCTGCAGGAGAGCCCCGACAGCCGCAACCCCACGATAGACAtcgacgacgacgacgacaGCAGCGAC ATGGACTTCAACGAGCTTTTGCTCGCGCCCACCAACATGGAAGACTTTCGAACGGGCCGCAGTCGCGCCCCCGACGGCCATCGGACGACCGGAAGAAG GACCTTGACCAGACTAGCCTCCTCGAATTTGCGGCAAAATGTGCCATTTGAAAACCTCATACAGGATTTTATTGTCAATTTAGGGGTCGGCTTGAATTGGGGCGCCGCTGGAAATATGCAACTGTTTCTCGGGAATCCGGGGGATTATGCCTGGGGACGCGAAGGCCTCGATGCGATTGTTACGCAGTTGTTGAATCAAATGGATAGCACTG GTCCTCCGCCGGTTTCGAAGGAAGTGATAGACGCCCTCCCCGTGATCAACGTAAAGTCGGATCAAGTGGACGCGAAACTGCAGTGTTCTGTTTGTTGGGAAGACTTTCAATTGGGCGAAAACGTCCGACAGTTACCTTGCACGCACATTTACCATGAGCCCTGTATACGACCATGGTTGGAGTTGCATGGTACTTGTCCCATCTGCCGCCAGAACCTAGTAAATGATGAACAAAGCAACAGCGATAGTAATCAAGATTCTGGCGGATCGTCAACCGGAg GTCAAGATACTTTGAATGCCATTAGGAATATTCTCCAGCCTGCCCATAATACGTcaagtaatttagaaaattcCAGACCTACTCATTCTAGATCAGATTTCATGTAA
- the Vha16-1 gene encoding V-type proton ATPase 16 kDa proteolipid subunit c, translating to MSGISEENPVYGPFFGVMGAAAAIIFSSLGAAYGTAKSGTGIAAMSVMRPELIMKSIIPVVMAGIIAIYGLVIAVLIAGGIDSAANNYSLYKGFVHLGAGLSVGFSGLAAGFAIGIVGDAGVRGTAQQPRLFVGMILILIFAEVLGLYGLIVAIYLYTK from the exons ATGTCAGGCATCAGTGAAGAGAATCCCGTCTACGGCCCCTTTTTCGGCGTCATGGGAGCGGCAGCCGCGATTATTTTCAGTT caCTGGGAGCAGCCTATGGCACAGCAAAATCAGGCACCGGAATAGCAGCGATGTCTGTGATGAGGCCAGAACTTATTATGAAATCTATTATCCCCGTTGTCATGGCGGGTATTATTGCCATTTATGGTCTAGTTATTGCTGTTCTTATCGCTGGAGGTATCGACTCTGCCGCCAATAACTACTCGTTGTACAA aGGTTTCGTGCATTTGGGTGCCGGACTTTCGGTGGGTTTCTCCGGTTTGGCGGCCGGTTTCGCCATTGGCATTGTGGGCGACGCCGGTGTGAGAGGAACGGCGCAACAACCTCGTCTCTTCGTCGGAATGATCCTCATCCTCATTTTCGCTGAAGTCTTGGGTCTTTACGGCCTTATCGTAGCCATCTACCTCTacacaaaataa
- the LOC100141736 gene encoding Fanconi anemia group D2 protein isoform X2 yields MIFLKVRSLQPPIVEIVLNELTTTTAVDTFDPGHLRLLLKQLPYLPYIKTPETLTTKLLDIIDIAPYGAQLELLHSIPDIIPDSEHHTVVKELAKMLDNTNISGPIIDCLNALNLTPDMRTHVQDHILSKMLATKLFPVYLDFLLTDCTSKTLPGILPKLRDALNDIMSRDEDAESKISIFTKLQKWANLKPVSEAWLSLIANTKDHKYIDLLLLSMLHARKKRTIESTIRKKIKDGQFKSLQVEQLFARDFPQQVFRDYFGTFCEVGSSLLRTSTAPTIVEFASTLFKLLFTHKRTVRIYRQEVLENLIVLVGCTDNKTAVLNIVNDLVPQILQAPNHATILMRLLEIDSFELKDIKLVFEILCKVTCSDDSLIGLREEIHMLVRKQLSNFKQTAKERGIISAVVLAKNIASVSGDQSDVLSEESIASIGQLTGGAKDAANLLTVVQSSTVNTPDLVSLYYDQLAAMISNSDGLDKRFLAWLHERITTDFQNFYITETSDTTIGDLEVTKQYDLNGDEEMDAPISINIAELTLRPGKHSIVALAPHFRLLRLVHFRQQNGDLDTIDALLGCGVILPKQLQTTDCLLHCINWFREIISGFVLQKREKLRRKVLQRIDHLIELEQLFSESLDSIPKKLKKTNRERETVLDTTFREMDTDLVTLLKYPLEATHQVSLSVKQLNFILGDYVRKLSLVTKGGDLGLSHLGAVSPLHVITDSVKTLPHIKRHLTAVLPECHTNDEAKATFGLVVECLCLIFNWPGLQHAKRLVLVKDIIKAFRSGDSELHSANHLVTELVEQLADLTQFCTCLTHAVHLIQTMEALHSITPVGIVRTKIAKTARELLEKQWDNYSSSNIDVLVRSYLSSASVKTLCGIVGTVQEQAPGLTKSEPLEMLKSVTKTNFFVFYRNLWACLHDRVKSETNAQHVATWRTIALTMQGLMAVAKAQKTKPNLVYCLKKSTAILKLFLTHGIPILEIEFKAKSELVIEIFKTMHSNARFLHHLCCYSKATKDVGLISHVPQFRLTFETLVYRVKAALAANGCSAAFWMGNLRNRDLDGEDILSESSDNSSHEGGGEEEGGSEGLPSDDESVGDKSSSEVFE; encoded by the exons at gATATTCCTGAAGGTGCGCTCCCTCCAGCCACCCATCGTGGAAATCGTCCTCAACGAGCTCACCACGACCACAGCCGTGGACACCTTCGACCCAGGTCACCTCCGTCTCCTCCTCAAACAACTCCCCTACCTCCCCTACATCAAAACTCCCGAAACGCTCACAACCAAACTCCTCGACATCATCGACATAGCTCCCTACGGCGCCCAACTCGAACTCCTCCACTCCATCCCCGACATAATCCCCGACAGCGAACACCACACAGTCGTCAAAGAACTCGCCAAAATGCTCGACAATACCAACATCTCCGGGCCCATAATCGACTGTCTGAACGCTTTAAACCTAACCCCCGACATGCGTACGCACGTACAAGACCACATCTTGTCCAAAATGTTGGCCACCAAACTATTCCCAGTGTATTTGGACTTTTTACTAACCGACTGCACCAGCAAGACTTTACCCGGAATTTTGCCCAAGCTCCGGGACGCTTTAAACGACATCATGTCACGTGATGAAGACGCCGAATCAAAAATCTCCATTTTcacaaaactacaaaaatggGCGAATTTGAAACCAGTCTCCGAAGCGTGGTTAAGTCTCATTGCAAACACGAAAGACCACAAATACATCGACTTGCTACTCTTGTCCATGCTACATGCCCGCAAAAAACGGACCATTGAAAGCACAAttcgcaaaaaaatcaaagacgGCCAGTTCAAGTCACTCCAAGTGGAGCAACTTTTCGCCCGGGATTTCCCCCAACAAGTGTTCCGCGACTATTTTGGTACGTTTTGCGAAGTCGGGTCAAGTCTCCTACGCACGTCAACCGCTCCAACAATCGTGGAATTTGCATCGACACTCTTCAAACTCCTCTTCACACACAAGCGCACCGTTCGGATCTACCGCCAGGAAGTGCTGGAAAATCTGATCGTCTTGGTTGGCTGCACTGACAATAAGACAGCGGTCCTCAACATTGTCAATGACTTGGTTCCCCAAATCCTCCAAGCACCAAACCATGCCACGATTTTGATGCGTCTCCTGGAGATTGATTCGTTCGAACTGAAGGACATTAAGCTCGTGTTTGAGATTTTGTGCAAAGTGACGTGTTCGGATGATTCTTTGATCGGCCTACGCGAGGAAATACACATGTTGGTGCGCAAACAATTGTCCAACTTTAAACAAACTGCCAAAGAACGCGGCATCATATCGGCCGTGGTTTTGGCCAAGAACATAGCTAGTGTTAGTGGTGACCAAAGTGATGTGTTGTCCGAGGAGTCAATTGCCAGTATTGGACAATTGACAGGTGGGGCGAAGGACGCAGCTAACTTACTCACTGTGGTTCAGAGCTCCACGGTTAATACGCCTGATCTAGTCAGTCTGTATTACGACCAGTTGGCAGCAATGATTTCCAATAGTGATGGGTTAGATAAGCGCTTCCTGGCCTGGCTCCACGAACGCATAACCACCGACTTCCAGAATTTCTACATCACGGAAACAAGCGACACAACAATTGGTGATTTGGAAGTGACCAAACAATATGATCTGAATGGTGACGAAGAAATGGATGCGCCAATTTCAATCAACATTGCTGAATTAACCCTCAGGCCGGGCAAACACTCGATCGTTGCCCTAGCGCCCCATTTCCGACTGTTGCGTTTGGTGCACTTTCGGCAACAAAACGGCGACTTGGACACGATCGATGCCTTGCTAGGCTGTGGGGTCATTCTGCCAAAACAATTGCAAACAACCGACTGTCTTTTGCACTGTATCAACTGGTTCCGGGAGATAATTAGTGGTTTCGTCCTCCAGAAACGTGAGAAATTGAGACGCAAAGTGCTCCAAAGAATCGATCATTTGATCGAGTTGGAACAACTGTTTTCCGAGTCACTTGACTCAATCcccaaaaaactgaaaaaaaccaACCGGGAACGGGAAACTGTCCTTGACACAACCTTCCGGGAAATGGACACCGATCTAGTGACACTCCTCAAATACCCTCTCGAGGCAACACATCAAGTTAGCCTGAGCGTGAAACAACTGAACTTCATTTTGGGGGATTACGTGCGCAAGCTGTCACTTGTGACGAAAGGGGGCGACCTCGGTTTGTCACACTTGGGGGCGGTCAGCCCCTTGCATGTGATAACCGATTCGGTTAAAACCCTTCCGCACATCAAGCGACACTTGACGGCGGTTTTGCCCGAATGTCACACCAATGACGAGGCGAAAGCCACCTTCGGATTGGTTGTGGAATGTttgtgtttgatttttaattggcCCGGCTTACAACACGCCAAACGTCTCGTCCTAGTTAAAGACATCATCAAGGCGTTCCGTTCGGGTGACAGTGAGCTGCACTCGGCCAATCACCTCGTCACCGAACTGGTGGAACAACTAGCCGACTTGACGCAATTTTGCACGTGTCTAACACACGCAGTCCACTTGATTCAAACAATGGAAGCCCTCCATAGTATCACTCCGGTGGGCATAGTACGGACAAAAATCGCCAAAACTGCGAGAGAATTGCTTGAGAAACAGTGGGATAATTACAGTTCGTCAAATATTGATGTTCTAGTCCGCTCATATCTGAGCAGTGCTAGTGTTAAAACCCTGTGTGGGATTGTTGGTACGGTCCAGGAGCAAGCCCCAGGTCTCACTAAGAGTGAACCGTTGGAGATGCTCAAAAGTGTGACTAAGACCAACTTTTTCGTTTTCTACCGCAATTTATGGGCCTGTTTGCACGATCGTGTCAAAAGCGAGACGAATGCGCAACATGTGGCGACCTGGCGCACTATTGCCCTCACAATGCAAGGCTTGATGGCGGTGGCCAAGGCACAGAAAACCAAACCGAACCTGGTCTATTGCCTTAAGAAGTCCACCGCGATTTTGAAGCTTTTTCTCACGCATGGAATCCCAATCTTGGAAATTGAGTTCAAAGCAAAGTCGGAGCTTGTGATTGAGATTTTCAAAACCATGCATTCGAATGCACGGTTCTTGCACCATTTGTGTTGCTATTCTAAAGCGACTAAAGACGTTGGTTTAATATCGCACGTGCCGCAGTTTCGGTTAACTTTCGAGACGCTGGTGTACCGGGTTAAGGCCGCTTTGGCGGCAAATGGGTGTTCGGCGGCGTTCTGGATGGGGAATTTGCGGAATCGGGACTTGGATGGGGAGGATATTTTGAGTGAGAGTAGCGATAATTCGAGTCATGAGGGAGGGGGTGAGGAGGAGGGGGGAAGTGAGGGGTTACCGAGTGATGATGAGTCGGTTGGGgataagtcgtcgagtgaggtttTTGAGTAA
- the LOC656408 gene encoding LOW QUALITY PROTEIN: heat shock protein 75 kDa, mitochondrial (The sequence of the model RefSeq protein was modified relative to this genomic sequence to represent the inferred CDS: inserted 2 bases in 1 codon) yields the protein MANLGRIALQRVFLSGRRHLTCAPIVSLRPIRKKTVSGAAFFVRCTSTSPNASKASDEEHHSIIKDTEKPKGEPTKHEFQAETRMLLDIVARLLYSDKEVFVRELISNASDALEKFRYLTVLDREGLRDPNRVLEIHISTDKQARTLTIQDTGIGMSKEELIANLGVIARSGSKAFIEQLKSKELTSDSSNNIIGQFGVGFYSVFMVADKVDVYTRSSMEDQGYKWNSDGTGSYQIQDAEGVQCGTKIVLHLKTDCREFCDETTVENVINKYSNFIGSPIYLNGKKANIVQPVWLSEPKSVTVQQHNEFYRFISGSYDVPRYILHYKTDVPLSIHALLYFPEGKPGLFEMSREVESGVALYTRKVLIKNKTDNILPKWLRFVKGVVDSEDIPLNLSRELLQNSALIRKLRDVLTSRVVKFLLDQLNKKPDEYEKFYADYGLFIKEGIITNPIQTEKEDCAKLLLFESSXTRNKAKKVSLSEYTERAKDSRTIFYLAAPSRSLAEASPYYESLKSKHQEVLFCYEPYDELVLMQLQQFKGFKLVSVEKDMRDDKAANDLSNLGEDSLKRSEVNELSEWIKSKLSGKAVDVNATTRLENHPCVVTVEEMAAARHFIRTQSHQLSEDRRYAILQPKFEINPRHPIIKKLHKLMTSDPHLAELLANQLFANSMVGAGLVEDPRVLLTSINALLTKALEKH from the exons ATGGCAAATTTAGGCCGAATTGCCCTCCAACGTGTTTTTTTGAGCGGCCGAAGGCACCTAACGTGTGCCCCTATCGTTTCTTTGCGCCCCATTCGTAAAAAAACAG TTTCAGGAGCCGCGTTTTTTGTCCGTTGTACGAGCACAAGCCCCAATGCGAGTAAAGCGTCCGATGAGGAGCACCACTCGATTATCAAAGACACGGAAAAGCCGAAAGGCGAGCCCACCAAGCACGAATTCCAGGCCGAGACTAGAATGTTGCTTGATATAGTGGCAAGATTGCTGTATTCCGACAAGGAGGTGTTTGTCAGGGAGCTGATTTCGAACGCGAGTGACGCGTTAGAGAAGTTTAGGTATCTGACGGTGTTGGACCGTGAGGGCCTGCGGGACCCCAACCGGGTCCTGGAAATCCACATTTCGACCGATAAGCAGGCCCGGACTTTGACGATTCAAGACACCGGGATTGGCATGTCGAAGGAGGAGCTGATCGCGAATTTGGGCGTCATTGCACGGTCGGGCTCCAAAGCCTTTATCGAGCAACTCAAGTCGAAGGAACTGACCTCCGACAGTAGCAACAACATTATCGGGCAGTTCGGTGTGGGTTTTTACAGCGTTTTCATGGTGGCTGATAAAGTAGATGTCTACACGCGGTCCTCGATGGAGGACCAGGGCTACAAATGGAACTCTGACGGCACAGGCTCGTACCAAATCCAGGACGCTGAGGGGGTGCAGTGCGGCACGAAAATCGTGCTGCATTTGAAAACCGACTGTCGCGAGTTTTGCGACGAAACAACCgtcgaaaatgtcataaatAAGTACAGCAATTTCATCGGAAGTCCCATTTATTTGAACGGGAAAAAAGCGAATATCGTGCAACCAGTGTGGTTGTCTGAGCCTAAAAGTGTGACGGTGCAGCAGCACAACGAGTTCTATCGCTTCATAAGTGGGAGTTATGACGTCCCGAGATATATACTACATTACAAAACGGATGTCCCATTGTCGATTCATGCCTTGTTGTATTTTCCCGAGGGAAAGCCAG GGCTGTTTGAGATGTCGCGTGAGGTGGAGTCGGGGGTCGCCCTCTATACGAGaaaagttttgattaaaaataaaactgataatATTCTCCCCAAGTGGCTAAGATTTGTTAAGGGGGTTGTTGATTCTGAAGACATTCCGTTGAATCTTAGCCGGGAGTTGCTGCAAAACAGCGCACTTATTAG AAAACTCCGAGACGTCCTGACTAGCCGTGTCGTGAAGTTCCTCCTAGACCAACTTAACAAAAAACCAGACGAATACGAGAAGTTTTACGCCGACTATGGCCTTTTCATCAAAGAGGGCATTATAACAAACCCCATCCAAACCGAGAAA GAAGATTGCGCCAAATTGCTCCTGTTTGAATCCTC CACAAGAAACAAGGCGAAAAAAGTCTCCCTTAGCGAATACACGGAACGGGCTAAAGACTCCCGCACGATTTTTTACCTCGCCGCCCCCAG tcGGAGCTTGGCTGAAGCCTCCCCTTATTATGAATCGCTCAAGAGCAAACACCAGGAGGTGCTGTTCTGTTACGAGCCCTACGACGAGCTCGTCCTAATGCAGTTGCAGCAGTTCAAGGGCTTTAAATTAGTTTCGGTGGAGAAGGACATGAGGGATGATAAGGCGGCCAATGATCTCAGTAATTTAg GTGAGGACAGTTTGAAGCGTAGCGAAGTGAACGAGTTGTCCGAATGGATCAAGAGTAAGCTCTCGGGGAAGGCAGTTGATGTGAACGCGACCACGAGACTTGAAAACCACCCCTGTGTGGTGACAGTCGAGGAAATGGCAGCTGCGAGACACTTCATAAGGACGCAGAGCCACCAGTTGTCGGAAGACAGGCGCTACGCGATTTTGCAACCCAAGTTCGAGATTAACCCAAG GCATCCAATTATCAAAAAGCTGCACAAATTAATGACAAGTGATCCACACTTGGCTGAACTTTTGGCTAATCAG TTATTTGCCAATTCTATGGTGGGCGCTGGCCTGGTGGAGGACCCCCGAGTACTACTGACGTCCATAAATGCGCTTTTGACCAAGGCATTAGAGAAGCATTGA